The genomic window GAACCAATCTTGCCATTATCTCTAAGGACCGGTTGTCTGTAAAGAACCCATGGAATGAACGGATCGTGCCCGTTCCATGTGTTCCGTGGTTTAGCACAGAACGCCGAGAATGCCGATGAGATTTAGTGTCTGCTGTTTGTGTGCACCTCCAAGTCCTAGCATAAAAGGACAAGAGCATCCATTGTACCTAGAGGACAATGCTAATATGTAATAACTTGACCCACTCTCATATCGTGCTTGGGCCCATGGTTTGATGGATTCTAACCTATCCCTTAACAGTTTCAGTTGAAACCGTTGAAACCTTAAAAATGTTGAAGACTAGAACAATTAATCACTTAACAATCTCCTTTGTAAGTCCCCAAAGATCACTTACTATCTTAGATAAcagactaaacttttcaaagtgagGTGTTACATAACCGAACAAACTCTAATCTATTTAACTGTCGAGGATCCAACCTGTTTGAGACAATAGTCTCAAGCCTAGATGATGAGAGTTGACACCAAAATGCAAAatctttttatcatttctgAATGCAAGGTCCTTGATGGTGAGGTCAACTTAGGCTTTAATTAACCCTACTTGCTAGGGTTAATCCTAAACCTTAGATAGAGGCCGGCATCGGCATCAGTGGCAAACAACTTTGAAACTTTATCCATATCCTATGAATCTGCAGGGTTTCGAGTAGGTGGTCAAATTAGATAACTAGATGCTTAGGTCACACTATCATAACTCAAGGGCCGGTCTTGCCAGGTGAGGACATCAAAACTGGGTCCATCTCAAGCTGGGTGCGCGGCCCTACCAAATTGGACATATTGAACCTAGTGGACAAACCATGTGGGTCAGGGTTGGACCCATTTAGCCAACCACTGCTTATCCTACCTATCAACATGGTTAGCCATTTGAGAGGACAAAAGGAACCGTGGTAGATCTTTTTCTTCCAAGCGATTGTGGTCCATTGATTTTGGAAAGTAACCAATAGGAAAAGTGATGAATAATACAAGACCATGTTAAATTTATATTGATTAGTGGAAGCAGATTAACGGCACGTCGGCATACAAGCTTAGATTTTTCTAGTTGGTACCTAGTAATCAGTAAAGCTTAGGTAGCTCTAGCCTCGGAGTTTTACGCTGCTCGGCAAGCGACAAAATCTCTCGATTCAGATGCAATTTCCTCGAATCATGAAAGGGaataaataaacataaaatctcTTTGAATCTCCATGACCAAGTTTATCTGCAGTAGATTTGCAAATACATTCAATCAAGAACAGTAACTAGCATGGAAGGTCCAGTTTGTTTGAAACCCTAATTTGTGGACATGCCATCTATATATGGTCAATTTGATATCGATCAACCTCTAAATCACTGGAATCTGCTGTATTACAGGATTTCATAATTAAGAGTCAAGGTAAAAgcaacatgaaaaattgaaaaaaaacaaaaaaaggtctCTTTTTACGTAGGTTTTGAATAAACTTTCACTTATTCCCTGGTAGTGCACCATTTCCTTGCCGACTCTGGAGCATTCCGCATATCAGAAATTACAATCTATCTGTTCAATATTAATTCCCATTTTAACGGAGAAACGATCATATATTATATTGTTCGAGAAcacatgaaaagatgcataattGTGGTCTTCAAACTCTTAATTTCTTGCCAATTCATCAATTTTCACTAATGTTCTTAGTTTGTCTAAACCTGAACCATTTACATCCTTAATTTCCATCGTTGACAACAAGACGAGTTAGGCCCTCATAGActattcatcaaccatattcgatttgaatatacgttatgctttttttttcatagtttcatataatattttttatgattgaatTTTTTAGGAGTGAGACCTACCACCTCTTGTCAGAGTAAACTAAACGTTTATACTTAGCTATAGTTTGCATTTATTAATAAACTTTCTAAAGGGCACGGTGattttgttgcatttttcaaatatattttttttactaaatcTAGGAAGCTATTTGAACATCGAAACAAAGATAAACGTGTAAAACGTTCAAGAAGTAATTATATTTGCCTTTACACCTTGTCCTTCGACCATTTTCCTTCCCAACTGATACTGTGGTTTCTTGTGTTGACTTACGTAGCATGGTATATAGCTAAACTTTGCCACATTTCTGCAATACTATAGGTACACGAGAAAGAATAGTTTATAAGGATATACAATATTAATTCGTATAATTATATCACTAATTTGACAATTAACTTAAATCTTTTTAATGTTTCTAGCTAACTTTAACTTATCTACTATGGATAGATATAGGAAACACACTTAATACATGGAGTTCACTGGCATAAAATCCTTGATCTTTCTTATTCATTAGAAAATGCACAGAGCCcttgatttatgaatatgaaagTAAATACCGAAACATATTGGAAGCTCTAAACAATCTCGATTCCTAATTTGTATGTTTTGCTAATCTTAGTTACAGATCATTTCTCAATATatccctcctctttcttctcttttgattaagtagggagagaaaaagagtagCTACACTAAGTTCTCCCTCCGTCTCTCTTCTCCCTGGTTAGGACAGAGACTGAAGCCAGAGAACTTAAAAGTGCAcaccaaatatttttttttagcatAACCTAACCTCGTGGATGTGATCTTGAGAATAAtttagcagaaatatatgataAGCGGATCCATTTTTGGGTTTTGCAGGTGATTTTCTTAACCATTCAGAAATAACAGATCTTATTGACACCCAATGTGGTCGTACATGTTTTTCGATGAATCAGCTTGAATCATACCAGGTTTGTACTAAACTAGTAAGCATAAACACATTAAAATGCTGATATTCTGACTAAAGCATACTAAGCATGCTTTAAGTGGTAACCTAAGCGGCTCAATAGCAGGGGACGATTTTGGAGCAAGCAGAGCTAATGACCTTTTTCTTAAGGTTTCTGTGAGGAAACAAgagaaatgaaacaaaaaaaggggtCCTAACAAGAAGTTGATAAAGCCTAaaatgcaaaagagagagagagagaggatgatctGAAAGCAAAATTTGGCAGTTCTCTTTAAAGTTTTTACCCAAACGACATCAcagagcgaaagagagagagagagagagagaaaggttataagcaaatcctaagtttgctGTTTGGCCATTTCTGCTTAAAAGGAATTCTCTTGCCTGAGGACAAGACATCACCACATGGCATAAAAACAGCACATCCTCAAGTGTGACGAGAGGGCCATCTTTTCTCTTGTGCTCTTGGAaactttgttctttctcttgTCCAACATCTAACCCCCATTCATTGACCTCTTCCTATCAATACTCTCCCCAAAAGCCACTTAATTCCAAAACTACACCTTACCCTCTTACCCGTGGACCAAGATGCAGTTGCTCGGATCCCAACCGATAATTTCATCTGGGTATGATCTAGTCAGCTGGGTCCGAAGAACACAGTAAtccaataaacaaaaatgagTGGATTTGACTGCCATGTGGTTCTCGCCAAATCCAGCCTGACCAGGAACATCCTATCAGTGCAGTACCTGTTCCGAATCTGACTGGGTTAAAATAGCTTACTGAACAAAATTTTACACTTACTGGGTTCAAACTCCAGAGGAAACACCCAAATTGAAGATAATTGACTATTAACCTGATCCAAGTTTGTGTTTCTGAACCCATAAATCATTGCCACATGCCAATTAAATAAATGTCCAAATCCTCCATTTATTTCTCCAACAATCAAGTTTATCTGAATGACTGGGTTCACTTGATTGAGATGGAAACCTTACATATTTGCAGAACTAACCTTATCTCCAGAACCAATTCACTTTCATTTCTATATAAATAGATGTAATTGCCCATTTTCTTCCCATCGAAGGCCACTTCGGCTTGTACATATCTCACAGAGATCTCACCATGCATTCCCTATCCCAAGTTTACAAAGATCATCCTGTCACCCTGCACCACCCTCTCATGGACCTCAACACCATGGAAGAAGTACCAGAGTCTTATGTATGGCCACCCTTTGATGACTACCTTGATGATGAGACAGCCAAGAACAGCTCCATACCCATAATCAGCCTCTCTGAGCCAAGCCTTGATGTTCTGAACCAAATTTCATCTGCATGTGAGGATTGGGGCATGTTCCAAGTAGTGAACCATGGTGTATCTTCTCAGCTTCTCTCAGAGATGGAGTCCCTTGGAAATCGTCTTTTCTCCCTCCCCATGAAGCAGAAGATTAAGGCCTTGCGTGCACCAGATGGCATCTCTGGTTACGGACTTGCACGCATATCACCCTTCTTCAGTAAGCTGATGTGGTTTGAAGGATTTACAATTGCTGAATCTCCTCTTGAACATGTTCGTTGCCTTATGCCGGATGATTATGAGCATTTCTGGTATGTCAATATCTCTTTTGCttcatctttttccttcttcaaaaAAGCATCATACCTCAAGAACTTGAAGTTAAAAGGCAATAAATTTGATACTTGAGGTGACTCTCTAGGTATAATCTGGAAGGAGTCTGCCTAATGACATTTGCTGCTGTATCTCATCGTTTCCCACCCAACTGAATCTATGTTGATTGTACAAGTTCTCATTCATTCATCCATAGATGGTTATCACTGTCAAGTTACAGTGCTTACCAAGCAGAGGATAGCGACCTCCAAGTGATCCAGCACTAGGGCCTGTTAGCTTGTCACTCCAAGCATGTTCTAATTTTTGGAGTTCTGATAGCAACAGCCAACAGTGTTCTCATGTGAAGTGCACTTAACCTGAGAATTATGAGAATGGAAATTATAcaccttcattttgttttctggCAGCTCAATAGTCCAGGAGTACGAGCATGAAATGGAGCACCTAGCACGAAGACTGATGGAACTCATACTAACATCGCTGGGACTCAACAAAAACGATGTCAAGTGGGCGAGGAATGGATTCGAAAGCATGCATGGTGTGCTGCAACTGAACTACTACCCGCTCTGCCCACAACCAAGCAATGCCATGGGCCTGGCTGCACACACTGACTCCTCACTGTTGACCCTCCTCTACCAGACCAGCACCCAGGGGCTTCAGATCATGAAAGAACGTCACTGGGTCAATGTTCCTCCAGTACCCAGTGCTATTGTCATCAACGTCGGTGACCTCCTTCACATCCTCTCAAATGGACGCTTCTCCTCTCCATTACACCGTGTGCTTGTAAGCCGAGCTCAACATCGTTTCTCATTTGCCCACTTCTGGGGCCCAACATCTGAAACAAGCATCTATCCTCATCCTAAGCTCCTCAGCTTGCAGAGTCCCCCTCTCTACCAATCCATTACATGGGCAGACTACCTCAGACTCAAAGCTAAACTCTTCAACAGGGCATTGTCATCACTCCTGTTATCAGATGGCATTCCAGCAACCAACCAATGACCTGAAAGCAGTTTCTTGAGCCAACTTGACTTGGTGATTCGTATCCTAATTCAAGCTTAAAACAGGTCCATGTGTTCACAAAGTTCCTTTTGGACTAAATGCAGCTCCAGTGGCGAAATGCACAGGTTTTGGCTCAACATTTCTCATCCAACTGAGTCATGTTTCAACTGCATATTTCGTAACAATATTCAAgaactaaagaaagaaaggacgtatttcatataaaattaatGTTATGGTTACACAGTTGCAACAGTAAATCTTCAAGTAATATATACAGTTTATGTACCATTTACCACTTGTCCAATCCATAATTTATTGGCCAAGAAGGAATCAGCTGCTATTTGGGACCTATTCTGAACTTTGGCTTCTTGTGCGTGCATgcatataaaagagaaaaaggcaacAAACGGCCCCACAAGAAAGACTTGACCACTAAGTTGCACCAGATCGCTCACCCACATGCAAACAAAAGATTGCTGTTCATCTTTCTTGTCTTTGGCCaactgcaaaaacaaaaaggttttaaatttattagttaaactcaacatgtatatatacacaaacacacacaccaataaataaatcaaatcaCATATGGCATGCGGGAGTAGATTATGCATGTTATCAATATCAAACACAGGACACTAACACTGAGTATTAAATCTTCTATTTTCTTGGTAGGgggtgtttgtgtgtgtgtgtatgcaaaAACACAGGCGTATGAAACTTCAGCCTTACATATTACATATCCTGCGTACCCTTCTATGGAAACTAGAAGTGCTGTGCTGACACGGCAATGGTATGTCACAAAAGGGCATTAGGGTTTGCAGGATCATATTatgtatgatatatatatatatatatatatgtgtgtgtgtgtgtgtgtgtgtgtgtgtgtgtgtgtgtattgggGAGGGGGGGGAGGGTATTGAGTTAAACTAGTCCTGTTTTGAGACTGGTTTTTCAAGTCATCTCCCCTCCCAAGGATCTACCACATAAAAAGGATTACAgacaagaaataagaaaaaaagaggagagagagagggggtgaAAATTATAAACACATCTAAATCAGGGCAATGGGAATGGCCCACTTTGACTTGGGCTGGTGTGCTCATAGCCTCATAGAAATCACTTCTTGAGAAGAATGTATGGCTGCAGGTTTCAACCTACCATTCCCaaagcatgaattttttctttttcgttgaTTGGCAGGAAGGTGATGGTTAGGAAAGTATAATTGTTATCATCTTCCCCATAAACCTGTTTTAAGAAAGCTTAGCCCAGAGTTTCTATGGTATTTGGGCAAACCAACACAAAGAAAATCAATCTGAATATCATCAATTTGTTCTCAGAATAGTCCAGATACTTTGTCCAGCAACTCTAATGTATCAACTATCAAGTACAAAGAAGCCACTTGATTTTGTGAACTAAGTTCTTCCTTCTAAATTATAACAAAGTGCATTCAATAGAGGTGTCCGCAATTATTTCATGGTCTGCAAATTTTACTTCTaaatttttcctttaaaatggAGCAGGAATATAAGGTGATGATTGATAATAGCTGCCACTCAAAATAAATTCTTTCCTCTATCTCTTAAAGAAGACGAAAAGCATCCTGTCTGTCCGAATAAAGACACACATACTGACCCACCGTTATTGTGGCTACATTAAAGCTCATTCAGTTCCTTAATGGTACATAACATTAAAAATGTAAATACAACCATGTTTTTGAGAAACTATTTAAGCTTGACATGCAGCTAACAGAAAATTCAAGCCATCTAATTCCATATAAAAGTTAAGTAGCTTGCATACAATGGCTGTACAAGCAGACAGGATCTGTGCATGAATAGTAATATTGTTACAGATATTTACAACAGTGAACTGCTTTCACCGTCACATTTGCATCCACATATACAACTGAAAGTATAGCTTGGCATACTGCAAATTTTACGTGCAAACAGGTTTGattactttcaagtttcaattcaGGATTCCATTCTGTGGAGACACGGTATTTTTAAATCCAACAGATATTAGTAAGAGATTGCAACACAAACAACGAGAATCACATAGACTAGGTCTTAAAATGCATATCAGAAACTAGCCCACTTTGATCAATTGAGGAGACTGTGCACAAGTTTGTTCCACGTTAATGGCATTCTTTGCCCATATCATCTCATTTTTTACATGGCCTATGCAAGAAAGGCAGATAAAAATAAAGGAGATGGACATGATAATAACTAAAACAGTACTCTAGCAATATATGAGGCATTAAATAGGAAGTCATTACACTCTCATTTTACAGTCAAACTCAGTTTTTTGTTCTCCCCTACACTAAATCAGCATTTCTCCAGTACCATACAACGAGGAAATATATTAAGACAAGTTTTAGCCTACTACATAAACATCCCTATAGATGCAAGTAAAGATGCATGTAGCCTGGTAAAAGTTTCTGACTATCATTTAGACCTGCTATAGAATTTAGCATCAGAGGTCAtgtgaaatcatcaacaactTTTAGCATATAAATCATGCTTCCCATGCAGAAGCAAAGATTATCATGCCCTCTACAGGAAATGTATTTGCGGTTGTTCTCCAAAGAAGTTGCACAATTCTCTGCAGTTTATATGGAGTGAAAGTGAAATATTGAGGCCCAAAATTTGACTCCAGACTTTTGCTGCAGACATAACTGACAACAAGAAAATTATTATGAAGTCTTTAATTATTGACAAAGTTTGGTACATGAATCAGTGTGGCAAAAACTTGGAAGGAACCATATAATTGGATCAATAGTGGAGGCCTGTGGTGGCAGTGGATGGGTTGTGCGGATAGCTTTTATTGTGTGTTTGAGGATTCAGCGAGAGTTCAATGGCAAAATAATTGCCAAAAGAAGGATGAGGACAGAAAAAGCCTCTTAGTTTTAAGGCCTTTTGCTGAAATAATGTGGAAACCTTAATAATTATTGAAAGAATGGTCTTATTGTCCCAGCCTGGTATAAAGTCCGCAATATTTGAAAACCAGCAAAGACTAAGGATCTCCGTTTAATGGCAATTTTTATCAGTAGAATAAGCTAGTTTTATGCTGTTATGAGAAAATGATGAACAAATAGAAGCGTCAAACAGTTAACAGACCTCACACGCTATGCTTGTCTGTGATAATTTGAGTTCGTTGGC from Nymphaea colorata isolate Beijing-Zhang1983 chromosome 6, ASM883128v2, whole genome shotgun sequence includes these protein-coding regions:
- the LOC116256762 gene encoding gibberellin 3-beta-dioxygenase 1-like, whose product is MHSLSQVYKDHPVTLHHPLMDLNTMEEVPESYVWPPFDDYLDDETAKNSSIPIISLSEPSLDVLNQISSACEDWGMFQVVNHGVSSQLLSEMESLGNRLFSLPMKQKIKALRAPDGISGYGLARISPFFSKLMWFEGFTIAESPLEHVRCLMPDDYEHFCSIVQEYEHEMEHLARRLMELILTSLGLNKNDVKWARNGFESMHGVLQLNYYPLCPQPSNAMGLAAHTDSSLLTLLYQTSTQGLQIMKERHWVNVPPVPSAIVINVGDLLHILSNGRFSSPLHRVLVSRAQHRFSFAHFWGPTSETSIYPHPKLLSLQSPPLYQSITWADYLRLKAKLFNRALSSLLLSDGIPATNQ